A section of the Castanea sativa cultivar Marrone di Chiusa Pesio chromosome 12, ASM4071231v1 genome encodes:
- the LOC142620377 gene encoding uncharacterized protein LOC142620377: protein MENAHQFTEEIEEIGKIRAQTGTIPGAYAEAFGFQEDTEEGALFDDEITELVDGMAAVKLSKATKLRIRSPWANALIIKVFGRSVGYHYLHSRIMSLWKPTERMDCVDLEKDYFLICFEGKDDFDKVLKGGLWLVGGHFLTIKAWNPGFRPSIASVSLVAMWAKLPELPIEYYDKEVLREIGEAIGLVLQVDSNTAMGARGRFARICVQVDLEKLLINTVLIGDDVQPVTYEGISTMCFLCGWMDELSVHSLSSGGDDKPNSRRRRNGTSGQTT, encoded by the coding sequence GCACTATCCCTGGGGCATATGCTGAGGCATTTGGGTTCCAAGAGGATACAGAGGAAGGTGCTTTGTTTGATGATGAAATAACAGAGCTTGTAGATGGCATGGCAGCAGTTAAATTGTCAAAAGCCACCAAACTAAGAATACGAAGTCCATGGGCAAATGCGCTCATTATCAAGGTTTTTGGTAGGTCCGTGGGGTATCATTATCTCCATAGTAGAATAATGAGCCTTTGGAAACCGACAGAAAGGATGGATTGTGTGGATTTAGAGAAAGATTATTTCCTCATTTGCTTTGAAGGGAAGGATGACTTTGACAAAGTTTTGAAGGGAGGCCTATGGCTCGTTGGAGGACATTTCCTCACTATCAAAGCATGGAACCCAGGCTTCAGGCCATCTATAGCTAGTGTCTCCCTCGTAGCCATGTGGGCCAAGTTGCCAGAACTACCGATTGAATATTATGACAAGGAAGTCCTCAGGGAGATTGGAGAAGCCATTGGGCTTGTGTTGCAAGTGGACTCAAACACAGCAATGGGGGCAAGAGGGAGATTTGCAAGAATTTGTGTGCAAGTTGACTTAGAGAAGCTGCTCATAAACACTGTGTTAATTGGTGACGATGTCCAACCAGTGACATATGAAGGTATTAGCACAATGTGCTTCTTATGTGGCTGGATGGACGAACTGTCAGTACACAGTTTAAGCTCTGGTGGAGACGACAAACCAAATAGCAGGAGAAGAAGGAATGGAACAAGTGGCCAAACAACCTGA